A portion of the Citrobacter rodentium NBRC 105723 = DSM 16636 genome contains these proteins:
- the lolE gene encoding lipoprotein-releasing ABC transporter permease subunit LolE has translation MASPLSLLIGLRFSRGRRRSGMVSLISVISTIGIALGVAVLIVGLSAMNGFERELNNRILAVVPHGEIEAVEQPWNNWREALEKVQKVPGIVAAAPYINFTGLVESGANLRAIQVKGVEPQQEQRLSALPSFVRNNAWASFKAGEQQIIIGKGVADALKVKQGDWVSIMIPNASADHKLMQPKRVRLHVAGILQLSGQLDHSFAMIPMADAQQYLDMNNTVSGIALKVNDVFNANKLVRAAGEVTNSYVYIKSWIGTYGYMYRDIQMIRAIMYLAMVLVIGVACFNIVSTLVMAVKDKSGDIAVLRTLGAKDGLIRAIFVWYGLLAGLLGSMIGVVIGVAVSLQLTPIINAIEKITGHQFLSGDIYFIDFLPSELHWLDVIYVLVTALLLSLVASWYPARRASNIDPARVLSGQ, from the coding sequence ATGGCCTCGCCTTTATCGTTATTGATTGGACTGCGCTTTAGCCGGGGACGGCGGCGCAGCGGCATGGTGTCGCTGATTTCGGTGATCTCCACCATCGGCATCGCGCTGGGGGTGGCGGTGCTTATCGTTGGCTTAAGCGCGATGAACGGTTTCGAACGCGAACTGAACAACCGCATTCTGGCGGTGGTGCCGCACGGCGAGATTGAGGCCGTTGAACAACCCTGGAACAACTGGCGCGAAGCGCTGGAGAAGGTGCAGAAGGTGCCGGGCATTGTGGCGGCGGCGCCGTACATCAACTTTACCGGCCTGGTGGAGAGCGGGGCGAATCTGCGCGCCATCCAGGTGAAAGGCGTTGAACCGCAGCAGGAGCAGCGTCTGAGCGCGCTGCCCTCTTTTGTGCGGAATAACGCCTGGGCCAGCTTTAAGGCCGGAGAGCAGCAGATTATCATCGGCAAGGGCGTCGCTGACGCGCTGAAGGTAAAGCAAGGCGACTGGGTGTCGATCATGATCCCTAACGCCAGCGCCGATCACAAGCTGATGCAGCCGAAGCGCGTGCGCCTGCACGTGGCGGGGATTCTGCAACTGAGCGGCCAGCTTGACCACAGCTTTGCCATGATCCCGATGGCCGATGCCCAGCAGTATCTGGATATGAACAATACGGTATCCGGGATTGCGCTGAAGGTGAATGACGTCTTTAACGCCAATAAGCTGGTGAGAGCGGCAGGGGAGGTCACCAACAGCTATGTCTACATCAAAAGCTGGATAGGCACTTACGGCTATATGTACCGCGATATCCAGATGATCCGCGCCATTATGTATCTGGCGATGGTACTGGTGATTGGCGTGGCTTGCTTTAACATCGTTTCAACATTAGTGATGGCGGTAAAAGACAAGAGCGGCGATATTGCGGTATTAAGAACGCTGGGGGCGAAAGATGGCCTGATTCGCGCCATTTTTGTCTGGTACGGCCTGCTGGCGGGACTGCTGGGCAGCATGATTGGCGTGGTGATTGGCGTGGCGGTTTCGCTGCAGCTGACGCCGATTATTAATGCCATTGAAAAGATAACCGGACATCAGTTCCTCTCCGGTGATATCTATTTTATTGACTTCCTGCCATCCGAATTACACTGGCTGGATGTGATTTATGTGCTGGTGACGGCACTGCTGCTGAGCCTTGTGGCAAGTTGGTATCCGGCGCGCCGCGCCAGCAATATTGATCCGGCAAGAGTGCTCAGCGGCCAGTAA
- the nagK gene encoding N-acetylglucosamine kinase: MYYGFDIGGTKIALGVFDNQRKLQWEKRVPTPREGYDAFLDAVCGLVAEADQRFGGKGSVGIGIPGMPETEDGTLYAANVPAASGKPLRADLSARLDRDVRLDNDANCFALSEAWDDEFTQYPLVMGLILGTGVGGGLILNGKPVTGKSYITGEFGHMRLPVDALTLMGFDFPLRRCGCGQLGCIENYLSGRGFAWLYQHYYHQPLEAPEIIALWEQGDEQARAHVERYLDLLAVCLGNILTIVDPDLVVIGGGLSNFSAITAQLAERLPRHLLPVARVPRIERARHGDAGGMRGAAFLHLTD; the protein is encoded by the coding sequence ATGTATTACGGATTTGATATTGGCGGAACCAAGATTGCGTTAGGCGTTTTTGATAACCAACGCAAATTACAGTGGGAAAAACGCGTGCCGACGCCGCGCGAGGGCTATGACGCCTTTCTGGACGCGGTGTGCGGCCTGGTGGCGGAAGCCGACCAGCGTTTTGGCGGCAAAGGTTCGGTCGGCATTGGCATCCCCGGTATGCCGGAAACCGAAGACGGGACGCTGTATGCCGCCAATGTTCCCGCCGCCAGCGGCAAACCCCTGCGCGCCGACCTCAGCGCGCGTCTGGATCGCGACGTGCGTCTCGATAACGACGCCAACTGCTTTGCGCTCTCAGAGGCCTGGGACGATGAATTTACGCAATACCCGCTGGTGATGGGGCTGATCCTGGGCACCGGCGTGGGCGGCGGACTGATCCTTAACGGCAAACCCGTTACCGGCAAAAGCTACATTACCGGCGAGTTCGGCCATATGCGCCTGCCGGTCGATGCGCTGACGCTGATGGGTTTCGATTTCCCGTTACGCCGCTGTGGCTGCGGCCAGCTTGGCTGTATTGAAAATTATCTTTCGGGACGGGGATTTGCCTGGCTGTATCAGCACTACTATCATCAACCGCTGGAGGCGCCTGAAATTATTGCTCTGTGGGAGCAGGGGGATGAGCAGGCGCGGGCGCACGTTGAACGTTATCTGGACTTGCTGGCCGTGTGCCTGGGGAATATCCTGACGATTGTCGATCCGGATCTGGTGGTGATTGGCGGCGGGTTGTCGAACTTTTCGGCAATCACAGCTCAGCTGGCGGAGAGACTGCCGCGTCATTTGTTGCCGGTTGCGCGTGTGCCACGTATTGAACGTGCGCGTCACGGCGACGCGGGCGGAATGCGCGGGGCGGCCTTCCTGCATCTTACCGATTAA
- a CDS encoding autotransporter outer membrane beta-barrel domain-containing protein, with product MKITAFRQFSETQRAFSLGICCIGLAVYPGYTQAATIGSQTGVLIEVSNGDHIVADTADDDLYGIKTPLGQQAATVRLGSGVTVTADDPERNAKGVMVEGADSVLTADRLTINVSGKDATGLWLFANNIQADLGTGSVITASTSEGSSTNGVVIRNGSALTADQLTVETAGYASTGLNIGGYGSLVDLGSESIISASGRNSYGIFISGIDGDAARGPAQLTATALSIKAEGNSAYGMYIQKNAVVDIGTGSVITAAGDYAMGITSFGQFNADALTIDVQGSDADGIEARGGSATIGADTHISSAAGSALVASEGATIDFRGSESARNTLFSGGGYAAAAVTGAAITLSDTDITVGPGGDLGLGLVALDGGTISGKNLSITGAAGTRGIYAMTGGSIDLTGDLSVSMASADETAFYSTYYEGYAPGSISATGKMLIVGSADARGGKIDIDMAPGSVWTGKALSDNVNGGYLNVSLNDSVWNISGSSNLDNLSLTGSTVDFASMASDPDVFSTLTVASLSGNGSFVMRTDLVGDGNGVNNGGDLLRVTGSSAGSHLLTFKNQGSMATTGNEVLTVVETADGGASFTAASDVELGGYLYRVRQSGTDWELYSSAQAPDPVPTPEPASIPEPAPTPVPAPAPDRPQLTSAADAGGNYLNVGYVLSYVETSTLMQRMGDLRQQNGKGDMWIRGYGGKADSFSGGTLDGFSMNYSGIQIGADKRVSEDLPLSVGLFLGTTSASPDYRGGDGSVRSDYAGLYASWIAANGFYSDLVLKGSRQKNSFTVRDSQNNRVSGNGNSSGVSVSLEAGQRFALPVTTAGFYAEPQLQFTWNHQNSTGMRASNGLNTDLGSYESLLGRASLLLGYEKETGNSRVNVYLKTGAIREFAGDTSFTLNGSRENHSFRGNGWNNGLGVSAQFNNTHTLYLEVDNTSGETFNQRQLNAGYRFSF from the coding sequence ATGAAAATTACTGCATTCCGACAGTTCAGCGAAACACAGCGCGCATTTAGCCTGGGTATCTGCTGTATTGGTCTTGCCGTCTATCCCGGCTATACGCAGGCAGCAACAATTGGCAGCCAGACAGGTGTTCTGATTGAAGTCAGCAACGGGGACCATATCGTTGCTGATACTGCTGATGACGACCTTTACGGCATAAAAACCCCTTTGGGTCAGCAGGCCGCCACCGTCAGGCTCGGCAGCGGTGTCACCGTCACCGCGGACGATCCTGAAAGGAACGCCAAAGGTGTTATGGTTGAGGGAGCGGACAGTGTTCTGACTGCCGATCGGCTGACAATAAACGTCAGTGGCAAGGACGCCACAGGACTTTGGCTTTTCGCCAATAACATTCAGGCCGATCTTGGCACAGGAAGCGTTATTACCGCATCGACTTCAGAGGGTTCTTCTACAAATGGCGTTGTTATCAGAAATGGCTCTGCCCTGACGGCTGACCAACTGACGGTGGAGACGGCCGGCTATGCCAGCACTGGCCTGAACATCGGCGGTTACGGTAGCCTCGTTGATCTGGGGAGCGAGAGTATTATCAGCGCCAGCGGCAGGAACAGTTACGGCATTTTCATCTCGGGCATAGACGGCGACGCCGCAAGGGGGCCAGCGCAGCTGACCGCCACTGCCCTTTCCATAAAGGCTGAAGGAAACAGCGCTTACGGAATGTACATTCAGAAGAATGCCGTGGTCGATATTGGCACGGGCAGCGTCATTACCGCAGCAGGCGATTACGCCATGGGGATCACGAGTTTCGGGCAGTTCAACGCTGACGCTCTGACGATAGATGTGCAGGGAAGCGATGCTGACGGAATCGAAGCACGTGGTGGCAGCGCAACGATCGGCGCAGACACCCATATCAGCTCTGCGGCAGGAAGCGCGCTGGTAGCTTCCGAAGGCGCCACAATAGACTTCAGAGGTTCAGAGAGTGCGCGCAATACGCTCTTTTCGGGCGGCGGCTACGCAGCTGCGGCCGTGACAGGAGCTGCCATCACGCTCTCTGACACGGATATCACCGTTGGTCCCGGTGGTGACTTAGGGCTGGGATTAGTGGCGTTAGATGGCGGAACCATCAGCGGGAAAAATCTGAGCATAACCGGCGCGGCAGGTACACGGGGCATATATGCCATGACCGGCGGCAGTATCGATCTGACAGGCGATCTCTCTGTTTCAATGGCCTCCGCGGACGAGACAGCCTTTTACTCCACGTATTATGAAGGCTATGCCCCGGGCAGCATCAGTGCGACCGGCAAAATGCTGATCGTCGGCAGCGCAGATGCCCGCGGAGGGAAAATCGATATCGATATGGCCCCTGGTTCGGTATGGACCGGGAAAGCCTTAAGCGATAACGTCAACGGCGGCTACCTGAATGTCTCACTGAATGACAGCGTCTGGAATATCTCCGGCAGTTCAAATCTGGATAATCTTTCCCTGACCGGCTCGACGGTGGACTTCGCCAGCATGGCCAGCGATCCCGATGTTTTCAGTACGCTCACCGTCGCCAGCCTGAGCGGCAACGGGTCGTTCGTGATGCGTACAGATCTGGTCGGAGACGGTAACGGCGTTAACAATGGCGGCGATTTACTCAGGGTGACCGGCAGCAGTGCGGGAAGCCACCTGCTGACCTTCAAAAACCAGGGGAGTATGGCCACGACCGGCAATGAGGTGCTCACCGTGGTCGAAACCGCTGATGGCGGGGCATCATTTACCGCGGCTTCTGATGTTGAACTGGGCGGATATCTGTACCGCGTGCGGCAGAGCGGAACGGACTGGGAACTCTATTCTTCCGCGCAGGCTCCCGATCCTGTACCGACTCCGGAGCCAGCTTCGATACCAGAACCAGCACCGACGCCGGTCCCCGCTCCCGCGCCTGACAGGCCGCAGCTGACCAGTGCAGCGGATGCCGGCGGAAACTATCTCAACGTGGGCTATGTGCTCAGCTATGTCGAAACCAGTACCCTTATGCAGCGGATGGGCGATCTTCGTCAGCAGAACGGTAAGGGAGATATGTGGATCAGAGGCTACGGCGGTAAGGCGGACAGCTTTTCCGGTGGCACTCTGGACGGGTTCAGCATGAACTACAGCGGGATCCAGATCGGCGCGGATAAACGCGTATCTGAAGACCTGCCGCTGTCAGTGGGTCTGTTTTTAGGTACCACCAGCGCCTCACCTGATTACCGGGGCGGTGATGGCTCCGTGCGTTCAGACTATGCGGGCCTGTATGCCAGCTGGATTGCGGCGAATGGCTTCTACAGCGATCTGGTGCTGAAAGGCAGCCGGCAGAAAAACAGTTTTACGGTTCGCGACAGCCAGAATAACCGGGTGTCCGGCAATGGCAACTCGTCAGGCGTCAGCGTCTCGCTGGAAGCGGGACAGCGGTTTGCCCTGCCGGTGACAACAGCCGGTTTTTATGCCGAGCCTCAGCTGCAGTTCACCTGGAACCACCAGAACTCCACCGGAATGCGGGCCAGCAACGGGCTTAACACTGATCTGGGCAGCTACGAATCCCTTCTGGGACGGGCCAGCCTTCTGCTGGGGTATGAGAAGGAGACGGGCAACAGCCGGGTGAACGTCTACCTGAAAACGGGCGCCATCCGGGAGTTTGCGGGCGACACATCGTTCACCCTCAATGGCTCGCGCGAGAATCACAGCTTCAGAGGCAACGGCTGGAACAATGGGCTGGGCGTCAGCGCGCAGTTTAACAACACCCACACGCTGTACCTGGAGGTCGACAATACATCTGGGGAGACGTTTAACCAGCGTCAGCTGAATGCCGGATACCGCTTCAGCTTCTGA
- a CDS encoding MFS transporter, whose translation MSTRFSTLRRIPGGIWIIGFVSLLMDVSSEMIHSLLPLFMATALGTPVVIIGLIEGLAEATALCVKVFSGVISDYIGKRKWLAVLGYGLGAISKPLFALASTSGMIFSARMIDRVGKGIRGAPRDALVADVTPHEIRGAAYGLRQTLDTMGGFLGPLLAVGLMLLWSNDFRAVYWMAVVPAFLAVALLFFGLHEPRTPVVTARTNPVRKENLKRLGVHCWWVIGLGGVFTLARFSEAFLVLRAQEVNIPLALIPLVMVAMNIVFSFTAYPFGRLSDRISHRRLLQMGLVVLIVADLVLALSNSWVGIIIGVALWGLHMGMTQGLLNTMIARTAPVDLRGTAFGFFSLLSGLGLLIASLGAGLLWDIWGSVSTFFAGAVICVITLLLTQFVPEKAE comes from the coding sequence ATGAGCACTCGATTTTCGACATTGCGGCGCATTCCTGGTGGCATCTGGATTATTGGTTTTGTCAGTCTTTTGATGGATGTTTCATCTGAAATGATCCACAGCCTCCTTCCGCTTTTCATGGCAACTGCTTTGGGAACTCCAGTTGTCATCATTGGGCTTATTGAGGGACTGGCTGAAGCAACAGCATTATGTGTCAAAGTATTTTCGGGCGTGATCAGCGATTACATTGGCAAACGTAAATGGCTTGCTGTTCTTGGATATGGTCTTGGTGCGATCAGCAAGCCGCTGTTTGCACTGGCCTCCACATCTGGAATGATATTCAGCGCGCGAATGATTGATCGTGTAGGAAAAGGAATAAGGGGTGCGCCCCGAGACGCTCTCGTTGCCGACGTTACGCCGCACGAGATCAGAGGGGCGGCTTACGGCCTGCGCCAGACCCTGGACACTATGGGAGGATTCCTCGGACCGCTGCTGGCTGTGGGGCTGATGCTGTTATGGAGTAACGATTTCCGCGCTGTTTACTGGATGGCGGTCGTGCCGGCATTTCTGGCCGTTGCCCTGTTATTCTTTGGATTACATGAACCACGCACACCTGTAGTAACAGCAAGAACTAACCCGGTAAGAAAAGAAAATCTAAAAAGGCTGGGCGTACACTGTTGGTGGGTGATAGGACTGGGCGGGGTGTTTACTCTCGCCAGGTTTAGTGAGGCCTTCCTGGTTCTCAGAGCACAGGAGGTCAATATCCCACTTGCTTTAATTCCTCTCGTTATGGTCGCCATGAATATTGTTTTTTCTTTTACAGCCTACCCATTTGGGCGCTTATCCGACAGGATCAGTCACAGGCGATTACTGCAGATGGGTCTCGTTGTGCTCATTGTGGCAGATTTAGTTCTTGCCCTGAGTAATTCCTGGGTAGGGATCATAATTGGCGTAGCATTATGGGGTCTACATATGGGAATGACTCAGGGCTTACTGAACACCATGATCGCTCGCACAGCACCGGTTGACCTTCGCGGAACGGCGTTTGGGTTTTTCAGTTTGTTGAGTGGATTGGGATTACTTATAGCAAGTCTGGGGGCAGGACTGTTATGGGATATCTGGGGTTCTGTCTCTACATTTTTTGCAGGCGCGGTGATCTGTGTTATTACGCTACTTCTGACTCAGTTTGTACCCGAAAAAGCAGAGTAA
- a CDS encoding glycerate kinase type-2 family protein, translating into MKNEQAAEILQDIFQHAVDSARAGPAILANLPEKPRGRCVVIGAGKASAAMAAAVDAAWPDVDVSGVVVTRYGYAVPAGRIRIIEAAHPVSDSMSEVAAMLIVEALRGLTSDDLVLALISGGGSALMALPAPGLTLKDKQTITRALLHSGASIKEMNLVRRHLSAVKGGKLARMAQPARIVSLIISDVPGDSPADVASGPTVADQSTPQQALQVLQRYAIPVSRPVDELLNKQASPVDNTANSEVRLIATPQLALQAAALAVRRHGLTPIILGDAIEGESREVAVVMAGIAQSVKQYGHPVRGPAVLLSGGETTVTVNNGQHGKGGRNTEFSLSLACALEGESGIWAIAGDSDGIDGTEDAAGALVFPDTLTRGKMGGLNAGNYLDVHDSYSFFHAIDDLVITGPTLTNVNDIRAIMII; encoded by the coding sequence ATGAAAAATGAACAGGCTGCAGAGATCCTGCAGGATATCTTTCAGCATGCCGTCGATAGCGCCCGTGCCGGACCTGCGATCCTGGCTAACCTGCCGGAAAAACCACGTGGCCGCTGCGTGGTGATTGGTGCCGGTAAAGCCTCGGCGGCGATGGCAGCGGCTGTGGATGCAGCCTGGCCGGATGTGGATGTTTCTGGCGTGGTGGTAACGCGTTACGGCTACGCGGTGCCTGCTGGCCGCATCCGGATTATCGAGGCTGCTCATCCGGTATCTGATTCGATGAGCGAGGTTGCCGCAATGCTCATTGTGGAAGCGCTGCGCGGTTTGACCTCTGATGATTTGGTGCTGGCGCTCATTTCTGGTGGCGGGTCGGCGCTGATGGCGCTGCCCGCGCCAGGTTTAACGCTGAAAGATAAGCAAACAATTACCCGCGCGCTACTGCACAGCGGTGCCAGCATCAAAGAGATGAATCTGGTACGGCGTCATCTCTCAGCGGTGAAAGGCGGCAAGCTGGCAAGAATGGCGCAACCGGCACGTATTGTGTCACTGATTATCAGTGACGTGCCCGGCGACAGTCCGGCTGATGTGGCGTCCGGCCCCACCGTTGCCGACCAGAGTACACCGCAGCAGGCACTCCAGGTCCTGCAGCGTTACGCGATTCCTGTCTCCAGACCGGTTGATGAACTGCTAAACAAGCAGGCCAGTCCGGTTGACAACACAGCGAACAGTGAAGTCAGGCTCATCGCCACGCCGCAGTTGGCTTTGCAGGCTGCGGCGTTGGCTGTGCGCAGGCACGGACTCACGCCGATTATTCTGGGCGATGCGATAGAAGGCGAAAGCCGGGAAGTGGCCGTTGTTATGGCCGGTATTGCTCAATCCGTTAAACAGTATGGTCATCCGGTTCGCGGTCCGGCTGTATTGCTGTCGGGTGGCGAAACCACCGTTACGGTAAATAATGGCCAGCACGGAAAAGGGGGGCGTAATACTGAGTTTTCGCTCAGTCTGGCCTGTGCGTTAGAGGGAGAAAGCGGTATCTGGGCAATCGCCGGCGACAGTGATGGTATCGACGGAACGGAAGATGCAGCAGGTGCACTGGTATTTCCGGACACGCTAACGCGCGGCAAGATGGGTGGCCTGAATGCGGGGAATTATCTTGATGTACATGACAGTTACAGCTTTTTTCACGCGATCGATGACCTGGTGATAACCGGTCCAACGTTAACAAACGTAAACGATATTCGGGCAATAATGATTATCTGA
- the cobB gene encoding Sir2 family NAD+-dependent deacetylase: protein MLSRRGHRLSRFRKNKRHLRERLRQRIFFRDRVVPEVMEKPRVLVLTGAGISAESGIRTFRAADGLWEEHRVEDVATPEGFARNPQLVQSFYNARRRQLQQPEIQPNPAHLALAKLEEALGDRFLLVTQNIDNLHERAGSRNVIHMHGELLKVRCSQSGQILEWTGDVTPEDKCHCCQFPASLRPHVVWFGEMPLGMDEIYMALAMADVFIAIGTSGHVYPAAGFVHEAKLQGAHTVELNLEPSQVGSEFDEKIYGPASQVVPEFVDKMLKGL from the coding sequence ATGCTGTCGCGGCGCGGTCACCGGTTAAGTCGATTTCGTAAAAATAAACGCCATCTACGTGAACGTCTGCGTCAGCGGATCTTTTTCAGAGACAGAGTGGTGCCGGAAGTGATGGAAAAACCGAGAGTATTGGTGCTTACTGGGGCGGGGATTTCGGCAGAGTCCGGGATCCGCACTTTCCGCGCGGCTGACGGCCTGTGGGAAGAGCATCGGGTCGAAGATGTGGCGACGCCGGAGGGTTTCGCCCGCAATCCGCAGCTGGTGCAATCTTTTTATAACGCCCGCCGTCGCCAGCTCCAGCAGCCTGAAATTCAGCCAAACCCGGCGCATCTTGCCCTGGCGAAGCTGGAAGAGGCGCTGGGCGATCGCTTTTTGCTGGTGACGCAAAACATCGACAACCTGCATGAGCGGGCGGGCAGTCGGAATGTTATCCATATGCACGGCGAGCTGCTGAAGGTGCGCTGCTCGCAGAGCGGACAGATCCTTGAGTGGACCGGCGACGTTACGCCCGAGGACAAATGTCACTGCTGTCAGTTCCCGGCGTCGCTGCGCCCGCACGTGGTCTGGTTCGGTGAAATGCCGCTCGGCATGGATGAAATCTATATGGCGCTGGCGATGGCCGATGTGTTTATCGCCATCGGGACTTCCGGCCACGTCTATCCGGCGGCCGGTTTCGTCCATGAAGCAAAACTGCAGGGCGCGCATACGGTTGAGCTCAATCTCGAACCAAGCCAGGTCGGCAGCGAATTTGACGAGAAAATTTACGGACCGGCAAGCCAGGTGGTGCCTGAGTTTGTTGATAAAATGCTGAAAGGTTTGTAA
- a CDS encoding tartrate dehydrogenase: MRNYKIAAIPADGIGPEVISAGVEVLHALTRHDPQLKFDVETFDWGSDYYKKHGVMMPEEGLNKLKTFDAIYFGAVGAPDVPDHITLWGLRLPICQGFDQYANVRPTKILPGVTSPLRNRGPGDLDWVIVRENSEGEYSGNGGRAHRGLPEEVGTEVAIFTRVGVTRIMRYAFRLAQSRPRKLLTVVTKSNAQRHGMVMWDEIAAEVAQEFPDVQWDKMLVDAMTHRMTLHPRTLDTIVATNLHADILSDLAGALAGSLGVAPTANIDPERRFPSMFEPIHGSAFDITGKGIANPIATFWTAVQMLEHLGERNAAALIMESIEYVCEKGILTPDVGGTASTAEVTRAVVEFIEARATIAGTV; the protein is encoded by the coding sequence ATGCGTAACTACAAAATTGCCGCCATACCTGCCGACGGTATCGGTCCGGAAGTAATTTCCGCAGGTGTTGAGGTGCTGCATGCGCTGACACGCCACGATCCGCAGCTGAAGTTTGATGTAGAGACCTTTGACTGGGGTTCAGACTATTACAAAAAACATGGCGTGATGATGCCGGAAGAAGGACTGAATAAGCTGAAAACGTTCGATGCGATTTACTTCGGCGCAGTAGGCGCGCCGGATGTGCCTGACCACATCACACTCTGGGGTCTGCGTCTGCCAATTTGCCAGGGTTTCGACCAGTACGCCAACGTGCGGCCAACCAAAATCCTGCCAGGCGTCACTTCGCCACTACGTAATCGGGGTCCAGGCGATCTTGACTGGGTTATTGTGCGTGAAAACTCCGAAGGTGAATACTCCGGTAATGGCGGCCGTGCGCACCGTGGATTACCGGAAGAAGTCGGCACCGAGGTGGCTATCTTCACCCGTGTGGGTGTTACGCGCATCATGCGCTATGCCTTCCGACTGGCGCAGTCCCGACCACGCAAACTGCTGACCGTGGTGACCAAATCCAACGCCCAGCGCCACGGCATGGTGATGTGGGATGAGATTGCTGCCGAAGTGGCGCAGGAGTTCCCGGATGTGCAATGGGACAAAATGCTGGTTGATGCCATGACGCACCGCATGACGCTTCATCCCCGGACGCTGGATACCATCGTTGCCACCAACCTGCACGCCGATATCCTTTCCGATCTGGCCGGTGCGCTGGCGGGCAGCCTGGGCGTAGCGCCGACCGCCAATATTGATCCGGAACGCCGCTTCCCTTCCATGTTCGAACCTATCCATGGTTCAGCGTTCGATATCACTGGCAAAGGCATTGCTAACCCGATAGCGACCTTCTGGACCGCGGTACAGATGCTTGAACATCTTGGAGAACGTAACGCCGCGGCGCTGATTATGGAAAGCATCGAATATGTCTGTGAGAAAGGCATTCTGACGCCCGATGTCGGAGGAACAGCCAGTACCGCTGAAGTAACCCGCGCGGTAGTGGAATTTATCGAAGCCAGAGCAACCATCGCCGGGACCGTCTGA
- the lolD gene encoding lipoprotein-releasing ABC transporter ATP-binding protein LolD has protein sequence MNKTLLQCDKLCKRYQEGSVQTDVLHDVSFSVGEGEMMAIVGSSGSGKSTLLHLLGGLDTPTSGDVIFSGQPMSKLSSAAKAELRNQKLGFIYQFHHLLPDFTALENVAMPLLIGKQNHAEITGRAREMLKAVGLEHRANHRPSELSGGERQRVAIARALVNNPRLVLADEPTGNLDARNADSIFQLLGELNRAQGTAFLVVTHDLQLAKRMSRQLEMRDGRLTAELSLMGAE, from the coding sequence ATGAATAAGACCCTGTTGCAATGCGACAAACTGTGCAAACGCTATCAGGAAGGTTCCGTGCAAACCGACGTACTGCACGATGTCAGCTTCAGCGTTGGCGAAGGTGAAATGATGGCGATTGTCGGCAGCTCCGGCTCCGGCAAAAGTACGCTTTTGCACCTGCTGGGCGGCCTGGATACCCCCACCTCCGGCGACGTTATTTTTAGCGGCCAGCCGATGAGTAAACTCTCTTCAGCCGCAAAAGCGGAGCTGCGCAACCAGAAGCTTGGATTTATCTATCAGTTTCACCATCTGCTGCCCGATTTCACCGCGCTGGAAAACGTGGCGATGCCGCTGCTGATCGGCAAGCAGAATCACGCTGAGATCACCGGGCGGGCGCGGGAGATGCTGAAGGCGGTCGGGCTGGAGCATCGTGCGAACCATCGTCCTTCCGAACTTTCCGGTGGCGAGCGCCAGCGCGTGGCGATTGCCCGTGCGTTGGTCAATAACCCGCGTCTGGTGCTGGCGGACGAACCGACCGGGAACCTTGACGCCCGTAACGCCGACAGCATTTTCCAGCTGTTGGGCGAGCTGAACCGCGCGCAGGGCACCGCGTTTCTGGTGGTAACGCACGATTTGCAACTGGCGAAGCGCATGAGCCGCCAGCTGGAGATGCGTGACGGACGCCTGACGGCGGAACTGAGCCTGATGGGGGCGGAGTAA